From the bacterium genome, one window contains:
- a CDS encoding MogA/MoaB family molybdenum cofactor biosynthesis protein, which produces MERRAAAARLVSAEGRLRGIRCGILTASDSVSKGRGEDGSGNYLAETLRAEGAEVLARVVVPDHLETIAASLTEMADRLGVDLVLTTGGSGAAPRDVTPEATLRVVERQMPGIPEAARIATASRTPLAMLSRAVAGIRGRTLIVNLPGSPKAVREWMDVILPVLRHTVELLHDGKLEWGREHRP; this is translated from the coding sequence ATGGAACGGCGCGCAGCCGCCGCGCGGCTCGTGAGCGCGGAGGGCCGGCTGCGCGGGATCCGCTGCGGCATTCTCACCGCGAGCGACTCGGTGAGCAAGGGGCGGGGCGAAGACGGCAGCGGAAACTACCTCGCGGAGACGCTGCGGGCCGAGGGTGCGGAAGTGCTCGCCCGCGTCGTCGTCCCAGACCACCTCGAGACGATCGCCGCCTCGCTGACCGAGATGGCCGACCGGCTCGGCGTGGACCTGGTGCTCACGACGGGCGGGAGCGGGGCGGCACCGCGTGACGTGACGCCGGAGGCCACCCTGCGGGTGGTGGAGCGGCAGATGCCCGGTATTCCCGAGGCCGCCCGGATCGCGACGGCCTCGCGCACGCCGCTGGCGATGCTGTCGCGCGCCGTCGCCGGGATCCGCGGGCGGACGCTGATCGTCAACCTGCCCGGCAGCCCGAAGGCGGTCCGGGAGTGGATGGACGTCATTCTCCCGGTGCTCCGCCACACGGTCGAGCTCTTACACGACGGAAAACTGGAGTGGGGCCGGGAGCACCGGCCGTAA
- a CDS encoding ABC-F family ATP-binding cassette domain-containing protein: MPLVSAVNLTKSYAGVSVLAAASCTLEPGQKAGLVGRNGAGKTTLLRIVAGLESADDGQVVFAPGATAGYLPQLPVVDESRTLWEEAASAFAAARGAERRLREAEHRLALPEVHGDEAQLAAALEEYGRLRETFERAGGFTYEAEIRRTLAGLGFQEEQWARPLASMSGGQRARGALARLLLTAPDLLLLDEPTNHLDLDALEWLQGFLQSFRGGVLVVSHDRYLLDAVTSHTFELDAGRVEDYPGAYTAYVAEREARRIRQQALFERQREEIAALEEYIRRNRAGQKSRQAKSREKRLEKMVRLEAPRSARGPAFRLEAPRRGPQVVVRLRNLGKRYGESMVLSGVSLEIRRGEKVGVIGPNGAGKTTLLRIIAGLEPPSGGLAELGPGVRVGYFAQHAEETLPLDQAVLDAVLGDRALSPEQVRRVLGRFLFSGDTVYKRIGDLSGGERRRVALARLVLDRPDLLLLDEPTTHFDLPSLEALEQALGAFEGAMLLASHDRYLLDHVARRLLIVDAGSVRDVAGPYHAYREALTGGPAAQVAAKPAPEPPPVSTAPVRRADDAPRRRIAHARAGTLDVDALLERIGALEQEQKDLSRLMGDPELYRDAARARDTVRRYEEVNAELEALYARLSAAEQDAGG; encoded by the coding sequence ATGCCGCTGGTCAGCGCTGTCAATCTGACGAAATCGTACGCGGGCGTGTCCGTGCTCGCCGCGGCGTCGTGCACCCTCGAGCCGGGGCAAAAGGCCGGGCTCGTCGGCCGCAACGGCGCCGGGAAGACTACGCTGCTCCGCATCGTCGCCGGCCTCGAGAGCGCGGACGACGGCCAGGTCGTGTTTGCGCCGGGCGCCACGGCGGGGTATCTGCCGCAACTGCCGGTGGTCGATGAGAGCCGCACACTGTGGGAAGAAGCCGCTTCCGCGTTTGCGGCCGCGCGCGGCGCCGAGCGCCGGCTGCGGGAGGCCGAGCACCGTCTCGCGCTGCCCGAGGTACACGGCGACGAGGCCCAACTGGCGGCTGCGCTCGAGGAATACGGCCGCCTGCGCGAGACCTTTGAGCGCGCCGGAGGCTTCACGTACGAGGCGGAGATCCGCCGTACCCTCGCAGGCCTGGGCTTTCAGGAAGAGCAGTGGGCGCGTCCGCTGGCGTCGATGAGCGGGGGCCAGCGCGCGCGCGGCGCGCTGGCGCGCCTCCTGCTGACCGCGCCCGACCTCCTGCTCCTCGACGAGCCGACGAACCATCTCGACCTCGACGCGCTCGAATGGCTGCAGGGGTTTCTGCAGAGCTTCCGCGGCGGGGTGCTGGTCGTGAGCCACGACCGCTATCTGCTCGACGCGGTCACGAGCCACACGTTCGAGCTCGACGCCGGGCGCGTCGAGGACTATCCGGGCGCCTACACCGCCTACGTCGCCGAGCGCGAGGCGCGCCGGATCCGGCAGCAAGCGCTGTTCGAGCGGCAGCGCGAAGAGATCGCGGCCCTCGAAGAGTACATCCGCCGCAACCGCGCGGGCCAGAAGAGCCGCCAGGCCAAGTCGCGCGAGAAGCGGCTCGAAAAGATGGTGCGGCTCGAAGCGCCCCGCAGCGCGCGGGGGCCCGCGTTCCGGCTGGAGGCGCCGCGTCGCGGTCCGCAGGTCGTTGTGCGTCTTCGGAATCTCGGCAAGCGCTACGGGGAGAGCATGGTCCTGTCCGGCGTGTCGCTCGAGATCCGGCGCGGCGAAAAGGTCGGCGTGATCGGCCCCAACGGCGCCGGCAAGACGACCTTGCTTAGGATCATCGCGGGGCTCGAGCCGCCGAGCGGCGGCCTCGCCGAACTCGGCCCGGGCGTGCGGGTCGGGTATTTCGCGCAGCACGCCGAGGAGACGCTCCCTCTCGACCAAGCCGTGCTCGACGCGGTGCTCGGCGACCGCGCGCTGTCTCCGGAGCAGGTGCGCCGCGTGCTCGGCCGCTTTCTCTTCTCTGGCGATACCGTCTACAAGCGCATCGGCGATCTGAGCGGCGGGGAGCGGCGGCGCGTCGCGCTGGCCCGGCTCGTGCTCGACCGGCCCGACCTGCTGCTGCTCGACGAGCCCACGACGCACTTCGACCTGCCTTCGCTTGAAGCGCTGGAGCAGGCGCTCGGGGCGTTCGAAGGCGCGATGCTGCTCGCCTCGCACGACCGGTATCTGCTGGACCACGTCGCGCGGCGGCTGTTGATCGTCGACGCCGGCAGCGTGCGGGACGTCGCGGGTCCGTACCACGCGTACCGCGAAGCGCTCACCGGCGGCCCGGCGGCCCAGGTGGCGGCTAAGCCGGCCCCGGAGCCTCCGCCGGTTTCCACGGCGCCGGTGCGCCGGGCGGACGATGCGCCCCGCCGCCGGATCGCGCACGCACGGGCGGGGACGCTCGACGTCGACGCGCTGCTCGAACGCATCGGGGCGCTCGAGCAGGAGCAGAAGGACCTCAGCCGTCTGATGGGCGATCCCGAGTTGTACCGCGACGCCGCGCGCGCCCGCGACACCGTGCGGCGCTAC
- the moaC gene encoding cyclic pyranopterin monophosphate synthase MoaC, producing the protein MTAPARPRTRLTHVGRGGARMVDVGAKAETVREAVARGEVVMRAPALRSIMRGEGRKGDVLTVAQIAGIAAAKRTWELIPLCHPIPLTGVDVTLEPDPARGRVLIEARVRTRGRTGAEMEALVAVATAALTVYDMIKAVERGAAIEGVRLVRKSGGKSGTYQWNGAQPPRGS; encoded by the coding sequence GTGACGGCTCCCGCGAGGCCGAGAACGCGCCTCACGCACGTCGGCCGCGGCGGCGCCCGCATGGTGGACGTCGGCGCGAAGGCGGAAACCGTCCGTGAAGCGGTGGCGCGCGGCGAGGTGGTGATGCGCGCGCCGGCGCTGCGCTCGATCATGCGCGGCGAGGGCCGCAAGGGCGACGTGCTTACAGTCGCACAGATCGCCGGGATCGCGGCGGCGAAGCGGACGTGGGAGCTGATCCCGCTTTGCCACCCCATCCCGCTCACCGGCGTGGACGTCACGCTCGAGCCCGACCCGGCGCGCGGTCGGGTGCTCATCGAGGCGCGGGTGCGGACGCGCGGGCGGACCGGTGCCGAGATGGAAGCGCTCGTCGCGGTCGCGACGGCGGCGCTCACCGTATACGACATGATCAAGGCGGTCGAGCGGGGCGCCGCGATCGAGGGCGTCCGGCTGGTGCGCAAGTCCGGCGGCAAGTCCGGCACGTACCAATGGAACGGCGCGCAGCCGCCGCGCGGCTCGTGA